A window of Sphingorhabdus lacus contains these coding sequences:
- a CDS encoding cysteine desulfurase family protein: MARHRGADKGGVIYLDYQATTPLAPEAFAAMEPWLKDGFWNPHSAHAGGRKAAAAVEVARDQIAALLPKGGKLIFTSGATEALNLAIKGCGLPVAALSTEHAAVLDCVAYLGGAVVPVGTDGRAGFDGAGQGLFAAMLVNNEIGTIQPVADLAEQCHIQGGLLLCDAVQAFGRMPIPDGPDMIAVSAHKIHGPKGIGALWVRDGIELTPLMHGGGQEQGLRSGTLSPALCAGFGAAAQLAAQRMEQDDAHVALLWDHAIAAFSDWTVNGSTIHRYKGNLNIRRDGVDVGRLMSECRNIAFSAGSACASGSGRPSHVLSALGLSQTQAKSSIRLGFGRYTTLAEIDIAAEAINRAAGAML; this comes from the coding sequence GTGGCGCGGCATCGCGGCGCGGACAAAGGCGGCGTGATTTACCTCGATTATCAGGCAACAACGCCACTGGCTCCGGAAGCCTTTGCTGCGATGGAGCCCTGGTTGAAAGACGGTTTCTGGAATCCGCACAGCGCCCATGCCGGTGGACGTAAGGCGGCCGCCGCCGTGGAAGTGGCGCGGGACCAGATTGCCGCCTTGCTGCCCAAAGGGGGCAAGTTGATTTTCACCAGCGGCGCGACCGAAGCGCTCAACCTCGCCATCAAAGGCTGCGGCTTGCCGGTTGCGGCGCTTTCCACCGAACATGCGGCGGTGCTGGATTGCGTGGCCTATCTGGGCGGCGCAGTTGTGCCGGTCGGGACCGACGGGCGCGCTGGGTTTGATGGTGCGGGGCAGGGCCTGTTTGCGGCCATGCTCGTGAATAATGAAATCGGAACGATCCAGCCGGTCGCCGATCTTGCCGAGCAATGCCATATACAGGGCGGTCTGCTGCTGTGCGATGCGGTGCAGGCCTTTGGCCGGATGCCAATCCCCGACGGGCCGGATATGATTGCGGTGTCCGCGCACAAGATTCACGGACCCAAGGGCATTGGTGCCTTGTGGGTGCGCGACGGGATTGAACTTACACCCTTGATGCATGGCGGCGGGCAAGAACAGGGGCTGCGTTCTGGAACCTTGTCGCCAGCCTTATGCGCAGGCTTTGGCGCAGCGGCGCAGCTGGCCGCACAGCGGATGGAGCAGGATGACGCGCATGTCGCGCTGTTATGGGACCACGCCATTGCGGCATTTTCGGACTGGACCGTGAACGGGTCGACAATCCACCGCTACAAAGGCAATCTCAACATCCGCCGGGACGGGGTGGATGTGGGCCGCCTGATGTCGGAATGCCGCAACATTGCCTTTTCCGCCGGATCGGCATGCGCCAGCGGTTCGGGCCGCCCGAGCCATGTGCTGTCGGCGCTCGGACTGTCCCAAACACAAGCAAAATCTTCGATAAGGCTTGGTTTTGGGCGCTATACGACGCTTGCGGAAATTGATATTGCTGCCGAAGCAATCAATCGTGCAGCAGGGGCGATGTTATGA
- a CDS encoding 2Fe-2S iron-sulfur cluster-binding protein: MIKITFINAEGDAHEVEAETGLGLLEVAQGAGMPLEGTCEGQMACSTCHVIVDKAWFDKLPPAVEDEEDMLDLASGARRTSRLSCQILLTDELDGLVVRIPAESRNMQGV; this comes from the coding sequence ATGATCAAGATAACCTTCATCAACGCCGAAGGCGACGCACATGAGGTTGAGGCCGAAACCGGCCTAGGGTTGCTGGAGGTTGCGCAGGGCGCCGGGATGCCACTCGAAGGGACATGCGAGGGGCAGATGGCCTGCTCCACCTGCCATGTAATTGTGGACAAGGCATGGTTCGACAAATTGCCGCCCGCCGTCGAAGATGAAGAAGATATGCTCGACCTCGCCAGCGGCGCACGGCGCACCAGCCGCTTGTCCTGCCAGATCCTGTTGACCGACGAACTCGACGGCCTCGTCGTCCGCATTCCGGCGGAGAGCCGGAATATGCAGGGCGTTTGA